A part of bacterium genomic DNA contains:
- a CDS encoding 1-deoxy-D-xylulose-5-phosphate reductoisomerase has translation MKKKIAIWGSTGSIGTQTLDIVSLHRDKFSVEVLTSHVNIEKLFDQAGKVSPEFAVITGLNKQSDWEKKFHDLGVKLLFGEAGLLETAYSSVEEVVVNALVGSAGLKATLKAVEAGKDIALANKEVLVMAGSFVSEKVREKNVKLLPIDSEHSAIFQCLAGEEKSKVKRLILTASGGPFFNKDKKELEHATVKDALAHPNWSMGRKVTIDSATMMNKGLEVIEARYLFDIHQDKIDIVVHPQSIIHSMVEFRDGSIKAQLGNPDMHVPIMYALSYPDRWQGPYGSMDFSITDKLTFAAPDFDKFPCLNLAFHALGMGGTGTAALNGADEAAVDLFLRGIISFSEIPAAIEHALSNLQSIDNPEIEDILKADEWARDFVYKNWSKDKE, from the coding sequence ATAAAAAAGAAAATTGCAATTTGGGGGTCAACGGGTTCAATAGGTACTCAGACACTTGATATAGTCAGCCTTCACAGAGATAAATTTTCTGTGGAAGTTTTGACAAGCCATGTTAATATTGAAAAATTATTTGACCAGGCAGGGAAAGTATCTCCTGAATTTGCCGTTATTACAGGATTAAACAAACAGTCAGATTGGGAAAAGAAATTCCATGATTTGGGAGTAAAGCTTCTTTTCGGGGAGGCCGGGCTGCTGGAAACTGCATACTCATCCGTCGAAGAAGTTGTTGTTAACGCCCTTGTAGGAAGTGCAGGCCTTAAAGCAACCTTAAAAGCAGTTGAAGCAGGCAAAGATATTGCCCTTGCAAACAAGGAAGTGCTTGTAATGGCAGGCAGTTTCGTATCTGAAAAAGTGAGAGAAAAAAATGTAAAGCTTCTTCCGATTGACAGCGAACACAGCGCAATTTTTCAATGCCTTGCAGGCGAGGAAAAATCAAAAGTAAAGCGGCTGATTCTTACAGCATCAGGAGGGCCGTTTTTTAATAAAGATAAAAAAGAGCTTGAACATGCCACTGTAAAAGACGCACTGGCTCATCCCAACTGGTCAATGGGCAGGAAAGTAACTATTGATTCTGCTACAATGATGAACAAGGGTCTTGAAGTAATAGAGGCAAGATACCTCTTTGATATACATCAGGATAAAATAGACATTGTAGTTCACCCCCAATCCATAATTCACTCAATGGTTGAATTTCGCGACGGCTCAATAAAGGCTCAGCTTGGTAATCCTGATATGCATGTGCCTATAATGTATGCACTATCTTATCCTGACCGCTGGCAGGGCCCTTACGGAAGCATGGATTTTTCTATTACAGATAAATTAACATTTGCAGCGCCGGATTTTGATAAATTCCCCTGCCTTAATCTTGCATTCCATGCATTGGGAATGGGAGGTACAGGCACAGCAGCATTAAACGGAGCGGACGAAGCAGCAGTAGATCTGTTTCTAAGGGGAATTATCTCATTTAGTGAAATTCCAGCAGCAATTGAGCATGCTCTTTCAAATCTGCAGAGTATTGATAATCCTGAAATTGAAGATATCTTAAAAGCAGATGAATGGGCAAGAGATTTTGTTTACAAAAATTGGTCAAAGGACAAGGAATAG
- the rseP gene encoding RIP metalloprotease RseP, with protein sequence MITTILSTVIVLGILVFLHETGHFAAAKLCGMRVERFSMGYPPRLFGRKIGDTDYCVSAIPFGGYVKISGMVDESLDKEQLLKEPEPWEYRARPWIQKFTVILAGPVMNILFALIVFIGTAFVYGVAEQKPGSGIGQVMEKMPAAGAGMIAGDKIVEINSAPVKTWKDLTDIIHKSAGKSVTIKWMRNDTVKQAVITPEKQKIQNPDGSLEEVGLIGITPEVEIRKVSFVKSVKSGTATLIRLTKMIGVSLIKLITGHESIKSLGGPIVIAKLAGDSARSGMGTLMAFMAFLSLNLGLLNLLPIPVLDGGHLFFLSIEGVIRREIPIKVKLILQQIGMALLLGLMIFVIYNDILRVFK encoded by the coding sequence ATGATAACAACAATTCTATCAACAGTTATTGTGTTAGGCATACTGGTTTTTCTGCATGAAACAGGCCATTTCGCCGCTGCAAAGCTTTGCGGCATGCGTGTTGAAAGATTTTCCATGGGATATCCGCCGAGGCTTTTCGGCAGGAAAATAGGAGATACCGACTACTGTGTATCTGCAATTCCATTCGGAGGATACGTAAAAATATCAGGCATGGTTGATGAAAGCCTTGACAAAGAACAGCTTTTAAAGGAACCGGAACCGTGGGAGTACAGGGCCAGGCCCTGGATTCAAAAATTTACAGTTATTTTGGCCGGGCCTGTGATGAATATTCTGTTTGCTCTTATTGTTTTTATAGGTACGGCTTTTGTGTATGGAGTTGCAGAACAGAAACCGGGTTCGGGAATAGGCCAGGTCATGGAAAAGATGCCTGCTGCAGGCGCAGGTATGATTGCCGGAGATAAAATAGTTGAAATAAACAGCGCACCTGTTAAAACATGGAAAGATCTTACTGATATTATCCATAAATCGGCCGGGAAATCCGTTACAATAAAGTGGATGCGGAACGATACTGTAAAACAGGCGGTAATTACTCCTGAGAAACAGAAGATTCAGAATCCTGACGGTTCTCTTGAGGAGGTCGGGCTTATAGGAATAACTCCTGAAGTAGAAATCAGAAAGGTCTCCTTTGTAAAATCTGTTAAATCAGGTACTGCAACTCTTATCAGGCTGACAAAAATGATAGGCGTGTCATTAATCAAACTTATAACAGGCCATGAGTCTATAAAGTCTCTCGGCGGCCCGATAGTAATTGCAAAGCTGGCAGGTGACAGTGCAAGGTCAGGTATGGGGACGTTGATGGCATTTATGGCATTTTTAAGCCTTAATCTCGGGCTTCTGAACCTGCTGCCTATTCCGGTACTTGACGGAGGGCATCTCTTTTTTCTGTCGATTGAAGGAGTTATAAGGAGAGAGATTCCAATAAAGGTGAAATTAATATTGCAGCAGATTGGTATGGCGCTGCTTCTTGGATTGATGATTTTTGTTATTTATAATGATATATTAAGGGTTTTTAAATAG